In Ciconia boyciana chromosome 5, ASM3463844v1, whole genome shotgun sequence, the DNA window GAAATAGTCTATATCGAGCTCTATTTTAagctctatttttattttaaatgtctaatGCAAGTACGTACCATCCATCATTGTCTCTGTCATAAGTACTGAAGAACATGCCGTTGTGAATTGTCATTGTCCTGTTTTCTCCATACACCTGTGAAGCTCCTTCCATTAGCGCATTGCCTGCATTGCCTTTGTAGTTACTAACTGAAAGCTGATACTTGTTTCCTTCATTCTGTATGGTGAAACCTCCGTAATGAGCTGTTACTTTATCACCATCCCAGTCCTCCATTTCAATTAAAACTTCAGTGGGCCCGATTTTGGTAAGCTGGCTGATCTTATCATTTCCAAGCCAATATTCACCTGAGGAGCCACAAGTGAGAGCTCTGTGAAATAGACTTCACAATATACTTCATGGCAACTTTATGATTTGCCTATAGGTCTGCCGAAGTGgattagttattttaaaaaatcaaagagcTTCAAGAAATACGAGAAAACAGGTTCAGTAAGAAGAGTTCTTCATCTTTCATGCTTGGCGTCTTACCTGGTGTATCACAGTAGTTCTTCCCTTCGCTCTTCGCAACATTTCCAAATCCTTTTTTATATTCATCCCATACTCTTCCGAAATTAACACTGCCGTCCTGGCGGTTCTGAATCAAAGTCCAGCCTGCAGGAGAGACAGTATGTAGATTAAATTGCCATTGAGAAAGGAGCATGAAATGTTAAGATACAGCTCTTCTATCTTAAGGCGAGCAGAGCATATGGCTTCCTTGCAGCAGGTCTGAGTTTTCACTGCTTACAAGCTCAGCCTTGCCATTTTTACTCACACTCAAGTAGCGCCTTGCTTCATAAGGAAAGGTGGAAAAAGCAGAACTTGAACAGAGTGCCCTGGTCTTTTGTCTAGTGCACAGTAGCATGGTAAGAAATGAGCCAGGCCCTCTGTGCCTGCCCCCTCATACATTGTCCATTCTCGTCATAGTACGATATGTTTTTATCTACCAATCCCATCCCAACAATTTACTTCCATTTTCATTATAGAATTATCCTACTGTGCATCTGAAGATGACCAGCAAGACTTTTCTGAACAAGTCAATCAGACTTAATTCTCAAGTTATTACAAAAGTTATAACTCCATATGAGTTtgtataaaatgcaaattactaTTGAGAATTTTTTGTAGCATCCacattaattaatattttaacaacaTAGTTATTTCACACTAACCTCCATTATCTGTTTGCATGTCACAGTATACTCTGTATGGTCTGATAAAAGGATCTGGCTGGATGAGGTACATTTCGGATGTCTCGCCTCCCTTTCTGATAATATCTTCACATTCTGCAAGAATAAACCAGAGAGCCTGTTACTGAAAGAGCTCTGAACTTCCTCAAGAATCTTCTTACCCTTCAGTTTGCTGATTATAAGGGGACAATGTTAAAGATATATCTATTTCtactttcattttgatttctgtgaTACATCACATGAAAGAATCAGGGAAGAAAGAACAGTGCACCTGCATTGTTCTACTTTTCCAAATAGGAATTTCTAAAAGTTCAACCTGAGTGATGGAAGACTGTGTACTTTTCAATGATTTTTTGAATTAGACAAGcttgtgaaagaaaaacctttcttgactgaaaaaaatcaggggTACAACTATGATAGTCGTAAATGTATCACCTCTACCTTACGAAGACCCTGAAGcacatatttctttaaaatgttactggTCACTAGTGAAGACTGATATTGGGTAAGAGGATCTTTGGTCTGACTAGTACAGGCATTcgtaaaagatttttttcatttaggaaCACCTTCCATCTTTTCTGCTATCCTAATCAAGGACGCAGGCTTCAGAGGAATATTCACACCAATCGAATCATGCATCTACCAATTTGCACAGCGATATAAATGGGAGAAGAGATGTCATAATAGTTAAATGAGTACCTTTGCCTGAAACCACTGGAATATTACAGGAAACAACACATGGGGAACGGCAGTAGTCCGTCTGGGTTGCAATGGCATTTTCCAGGTTTTGTATCTTTTTGTGTAAAGAATCCACAACTGCACGGAGGACCCTGAGACTAGATGGGATGTTATTGTCCAGATTATCCTTTATATAATTATAATGCAATTCCACTTCTGTGTTGtactgagaaaatacatcatCATTGtctagaaaagcaaagagatgaAAAGCAGGTTAGTTTTCAACATGTTTTCCAGttatgaaataatgaagag includes these proteins:
- the FGB gene encoding fibrinogen beta chain, which gives rise to MAPASPHHHSSRRTAMEVLPPPAPRRTGRNEECMMDDSPQPGVRGYRPLDKRREAAPTLRPVAPPISGTGYQPRPPKQAKPGDKKERIIYPDAGGCKHPLEELGVLCPTGCELQTTLVKQEKNVKSVVRDLKDKVSKLSDTSTTFYEYVTVLDNKLVKRQNQRKDNDDVFSQYNTEVELHYNYIKDNLDNNIPSSLRVLRAVVDSLHKKIQNLENAIATQTDYCRSPCVVSCNIPVVSGKECEDIIRKGGETSEMYLIQPDPFIRPYRVYCDMQTDNGGWTLIQNRQDGSVNFGRVWDEYKKGFGNVAKSEGKNYCDTPGEYWLGNDKISQLTKIGPTEVLIEMEDWDGDKVTAHYGGFTIQNEGNKYQLSVSNYKGNAGNALMEGASQVYGENRTMTIHNGMFFSTYDRDNDGWLTSDPRKQCSKEDGGGWWYNRCHSANPNGRYYWGGTYSWDMAKHGTDDGVVWMNWKGSWYSVKKMSMKIRPYFPH